A single Vigna radiata var. radiata cultivar VC1973A chromosome 8, Vradiata_ver6, whole genome shotgun sequence DNA region contains:
- the LOC106771294 gene encoding uncharacterized protein LOC106771294, whose translation MVFTCSGEGESMAMGPERSKPLHNFMLPCLKWGSQRHLRCTKLASDSSTDTGDRRSPAPREFDPPPPVNADSRLRLKRPRFLGDEGIDAVREKLMLDLKTEADRMKDAILGKEVAEDNDVIIEDAPPVTVAVEEEAQPSATGVRTWNLRTRRAPVTVRIDERKAGVGTSFSPLRSVSGAGKSPKLRGSPEKEERPLKFSLTLTKKEIEEDFMNLVGHRPPRRPKKRPRNAQKQLDTLFPGQWLSEVSADCYKVPDEAETGKR comes from the exons ATGGTGTTTACGTGTTCTGGGGAAGGAGAGAGCATGGCCATGGGACCCGAGAGATCGAAACCTCTTCACAATTTCATGTTGCCCTGTTTGAAGTGGGGGAGTCAGCGCCACCTCCGCTGCACCAAACTCGCCTCTGACTCCTCCACTGACACCGGAGATCGCCGATCTCCGGCGCCGCGGGAATTCGACCCCCCACCTCCGGTAAATGCCGACTCGCGACTGCGTCTCAAGCGGCCGCGATTCCTCGGCGACGAGGGGATCGACGCCGTCAGGGAGAAGCTCATGCTCGATCTCAAAACCGAGGCCGATAGGATGAAGGACGCGATTCTCGGCAAGGAGGTCGCCGAGGACAATGATGTTATCATCGAGGACGCGCCGCCCGTGACGGTGGCGGTTGAAGAGGAGGCGCAGCCGTCGGCCACCGGAGTGAGGACGTGGAATCTGCGGACGCGGCGGGCTCCCGTTACGGTCAGGATTGACGAGAGGAAGGCCGGGGTAGGGACGTCGTTTTCGCCGTTGAGGAGTGTCTCCGGCGCCGGAAAATCGCCGAAATTAAGAGGGTCGCCGGAGAAAGAGGAGCGACCACTGAAGTTTTCTCTGACGCTGACGAAGAAGGAGATTGAGGAGGATTTCATGAATTTGGTGGGCCACCGGCCTCCCCGCCGGCCCAAGAAGCGACCCAGAAACGCTCAGAAACAATTGGAT ACCCTTTTTCCTGGTCAGTGGTTGTCGGAGGTTAGTGCTGATTGCTACAAGGTTCCTGATGAAGCCGAGACTGGCAAG AGGTAG